The Juglans regia cultivar Chandler chromosome 11, Walnut 2.0, whole genome shotgun sequence genome contains the following window.
TCCAAGCACTCGGCCCCACGGTTCAATGCAAGTCTCCTTACCCTTGGCTCAATATCTTGTTGATTGAATACATTCCAATATTTCAGAACCGCTTGTCGTATGTTTTGCAATGCAGAACATCTGTCAATAATAGCATCTAAGACCTCCCGGCATTCCACCCCATTATCAAATAGTCTCGTTATCTTCCACAACAACAAAATGTCATTTATCCCAAAAACCTGACCTTGCTCCTTTTCAGATCTTACTTTTGTGATACGGGTGGTTGATACAACAACACTAACTCCTGTTTCCTCACCACTTGAAGTGCCACCATTTTCCTCTTCGTGATTCATATCATCAAGTGGGATTTTTATAGGTCTTCCATAATCAATTCGAAGTTTCAGAAGGCAAGCAATTACAGTACCAGTTGTTGTCCTTCCTCTACCCATCTGTGAATATTAAAAAAGCATATAACGtaaagaaatggaaagaaaagaaataggtGGGAAATTCACACACATATACGAACATCTACATCTACATCTCCATGCACATGCAAGGCAAAATCAACTGAAGAATGAAAATCTTAACCTGGcaattgaaaacaaaagcaGTATCCTTGGTAGCAGAAGCAATATTCACTGCCAATGTGTCAAAGTCAGAACTTTTGGGAGCTTTACCATCAGTGATGGGCACACGTGCATACTTGATGGGAAAACCATCAGCCTCCAAACTTTTAAAAACCTCAAGTGGGGTCTGAATAGCATCAGTATTCACATGTTCCCAAGCATCAAATATTTGCCCGTCATTTGTTTCATGTATAACCATTATAGCACCCCCATAGTGTTCAGATTCCCGAAGGATGTCTTCCTTTAATCGAGCTTCCATTTTTTCAACTCTCTCACGATCAATACCCTGAAAGAATCAAATAACTATTGCAACTTCACCAACTATAGGAAGTGAAAGTTAAAATCCTAAACTGTTTgtagaaaacacaaaaaacaggTGCACTTCAAACAAGGAATGTTCTGATGGCATTGAACTGCTATGTTCAAACAAGGGTTGTGTGATATTTTCCATTTCTACAAAACCTGCTCATAATCTTCACCAGTGGAACTAGGTGAAAAGCCAAAATGTATCAGTATCTGCTTTTTGTTTTGGTAAGCAATTGTGTACAGTTTTTTCTATCAGCCAATTAAACCTCAGATATTAggccaatatttatttagatCTACTACTCGCAAACACACTTCAGAATGTCCACAACTTTTTTAGTTCTTTCTCACTGCAAGTTTAGATATTGTTCCAACGGACACAGGAAACACAGTGACCATTTATGATGTGGCTTTTCTACATATTTGAATTGCAAAATAGAGGGGGAACAACTATAATGGTCTATGATAAGAGTCCTAGGGCATGAATCAATATTGGGACATGACAGCAGTGACATTAGTCCTCGAACAGTCGATGTAACCAAGCGTCACACTCTTCTTTCATGACAAGGCCACCCCATATTAAAAAGTACATTGCATTAGTAAAAAACACATGGtttgttatttctacattcCTGTATTTGCAGGTGTAAATTACACTATATAATAGTGTAAACCCAATAACTTCTGGTGTCTAATAAAAGAGTCAGCTCGAAGCCATATCTACTCCTCCATACTACCGTAACCAATATAACAAAGTTGACAAAGGTATAAGTAGAAttactacttataaaaaaaataaattaaaaatacagatTTTTACCGTGTATTCCAACATGTTTTTGTATGGTCTTTCTACTTCACGGAGAACAAAAGGTTTTCCATTGATGTAAATTACAGGTTCTTCTCTCATGTTGTGCCAAAAAACAGGGCGACCGCCTTTAGAACTGCCAATCCTCTGAATAACTGATCGAATTCCATCAATGGTTGGATTTGCCACCCCATAAACTGGAAACCCAGGGACTTCTCTAAAATTAGGTGCACCCACCACTCTTTCTGGTAAAGTTGCGTTTTGACAAGCAGGACAATGGTCACTTTTAAGAACAGTTTGACTCCCAAGAACCTCTCCTTTTCGCAGGGCGGCAACTACACCCATCTCACAAGGGCGGCCATCGGTAGATTCAACAATCTTCATGAGAGATGGCTTTAAAGTTGCATATCCAAGTGCACCCATTGGATCTCTCCTGAGTAGTCTGCAACAAGGCAAAATcgcaataaataaaattttaaaaaaaattagtagcCATAAATGCATGAGAAAAGTAAACAATGAGTAAGAAACAGTCTAAACAAAATGAAACCAATTAAAGCAATGTCTCAACCAAAAATTCACCAATTACTCCATAGATGATCCATACAAGTGATAACAACAGATAGTTAGAACTAATTATGCATGAACTCTAACCAACCGGGTGCCCATATATGAATATCATTCTCCAATTGCTAATCTCTATTATGGGCACATACACTACTCTCTATGAAAACTTACCTACGAATAATGCTGTACAGTTCTGGCCTTGCTTTCATCCAGTCAGAAAAAGTGCTATGATCAAATGAACTAGAACAGAGGGATGCTCGCTCTGAATGAATATATACAGCGAAGCATATAAGGAAGTAGTATCTTTCCAAGTACTCCACGAAAAAGGATAACGATGCTTcccttttcatctcatctggtTGATGTAGAATACTATTGCGATAAGTGGCAATTGCTTCACGTAAGTTCTGCGattgaaattaaagaaactCTTAATATGACATGAATAATACCCCAGAGCTACAAGGCAATAAATGTATATTAAGGAAGCAACAAGacatacaaggaaaaaaaagttgtttCAGAAAAACCACGAAATAGTTCACCAGAATGGAGTAATATCAGAGCATCAAACCTGCATTGACGCACACTTGTCGATGACCTTATCCACTTGTCTTTTTCCTTCGGCACCCCCCTAAAGACATGCAACTATcagtaagaaatttatgaaataaaaatataaataaatgttggtcaaatagaaaatttcaaatacCTCTAATACTCGAATCAAGCTTCTTATGACAGCATATTCTCCTCTACGAATTGCGTCTTCTGAATTAGGTAAATGGTCAACAACATTAGCCCCAGCATCAAACACTCTCCCAATGGAATTGGTTCTTGGAATACCTGTTTCATGGGAAAATAACTTACAACATTAGAATTTGTTATCACTAAAAGCTGTACAAATTGCTTAAATGGTAAAGTACAAAAAGTAACAAGACTACCAGAAGATCCAATTCGGTTGAGATAGACCAAAGTTGCAATCACCATCCCAGTTGTAGTTCGTCCACGTCCCATTTGACAATTGAAAATTATCTCTGTGCTTATCTCGGCTTGAGAAATTTTATGAACCTGAATGTACaatgaagaaagaaatggaCTGATCTAACAGAAGAATTCAATCACATTGAGAGGTATCCAATAATGTCAAATAATCATCCTTGTCTCGCAAAAAGTaattaaatcaaatgaaaatagcataccacaaatattttaaatatttcttgttAAGAAGTAAATAGAATACAAGAGAAGGCATAACAAATGgaatagttttataaattaatagtcaCTAAAAAGAGGGGGCTTCTCGCATTGCCAGGCAAAGAAAAATGGATTgtgaaatatttgtatttatatttttatctgtGTTTCCATTTTTGCCCCCTCTTTTTCAGgatcagttaaaaaaaatttaattatacaaaaatattgaataaaaaaatcaaatattagcTTCTCGTTCTTCAATATGTACCACAACATCTTTTTAGTTGTTTTCCCCATCTGACAATTTGTGATCAAACCTCAAGTCAATCAAGTGGGCTTGCTATAAGTCTTTGAAAATCTAGACTAGGTATTGGATGGTTAAGGTCTCATTTTATTTAGACAAAAGTTtagacattttcttttaagaattttGGTTGAATGAAGAAACATGTCCACAATATAGGAAACACAAGTTGCCTCCAGACTCTCACAAACGCAGCAGCTTGCCAATAAAATAATGAACCCAATTACTTTCAGTAACATTGTCAAAACTTATCCAAGTCATCAAATGTAGAACAAAGGAACTAGCAAAAAAAGGGATTACTGGTGATCCCATGCTAGCAcgtactaattaatttaaaatcaccattctaattaaaaaaaaaaaaattataagtaccattctaattaaaatttaaaacatcaaaacTCACCAAACTATCAAAATCTGTCTCCTCTGGTGGTTTTTCATCAGTTATAGGAACACGTTCATAGTCAACAAGGTACCCCTCTACTTGCAATTCCTCATACACCTACAACAAGGGAATAGGTTTAAATCATCTCTAAGAAAACTGGTGAAGCAGTCCTGTTGTTCAAATCTGAGATGACTTCCAATGGCAATACCTCTAATGGTGTTTTTACAGAATCACGAGACACTGGTTCCCACTGGTCCACCATCTGACCATCTGGCAGTTCATCAGTGACAAGGATCTTATTTCCATATCTGCTATGTCAGATGCACAAATAAAGTTTGCTATCATGCAAATCTGGAGTAATCTATGGTAAAGACACCATGAATCATAGGTAAGACAGTACAGATTCTACAGAGTGCATCAATGGAATATACCTTGCAGCTTCCATCAAGATATCTTCTTTCAATCGTGCTTCCATTTGTTCAACCCTACCCCTGTTGATTCCCTGAATAGTATAAAAAGTCAAAACCAAGTTGCACCACGCCCTCGAGAAACCTTATGCTTGCCCAAGTGCTTACACAACtaaataaatgttaaattcaCTATACCCAGCATAACCCAAAAAACCCTAAACTCTTGGAAAGAAAGCTCCAAAGCTCTTTAACAACGTAACGAATTAGAACATGGAGCATTGTCTCCCAACTACATTAATGTATATGACACAAGTCAACTATTATCTTTTCATGCTCCATAGTGCACCAAACAAAGAAGGCTATCTTAGGAGATTagattacttttttaatacGTTATTCTCATGGGCTAAAGCTATTGACTTCACTGGGCTTGATTTTCACGATTTCTTGGTATCTATTAGATTACTCTTTTTAATACGCTATTCTCATAGCCAAACTATTAtctacttgggctatgcctacttttccattatgaataaaatcatttacttataaaaaaagactaAGCTCGAATTTACCTCCCAAAGCCTGATAGAACAATCAAATATCGCATGTCTCCCATATATCCTACCATCATCTAGCCCCAAATCATGACTAAGTGCTGCATCTCTAAGTAAATCAATGGATAGTCTTGATTTTATTGACAATAAAGGTGTAATGagaccaaaattttcaaatgataaGGATAAAAACATCCCTAGTTTGAGTGACACATATGTATGTACGTATGTATGTATGGCATATCTATCATATGTATGTACAaacaaattttgtaaatgaTGATTTGATACCCCACAATGAGTGAGCATAGATGGTAAAtgggatcctacattgcttgggagggagaagttcttactcttcgTAAT
Protein-coding sequences here:
- the LOC109007755 gene encoding paladin-like, encoding MHTSFTFRNLGARRGLSACTYYKTISSQLTIPSCGLTEGTLLLCFRTNLKFRKSAQVFVWRCVASMERAMSIAKEPEQVMMLRGGSVLGKKTILKSDHFPGCQNKRLSPQIDGAPNYRQADSLPVHGVAIPTIDGIRNVLKHIGAQIHGKQAQVLWISLREEPVVYINGRPFVLRDVEQPFSNLEYMGINRGRVEQMEARLKEDILMEAARYGNKILVTDELPDGQMVDQWEPVSRDSVKTPLEVYEELQVEGYLVDYERVPITDEKPPEETDFDSLVHKISQAEISTEIIFNCQMGRGRTTTGMVIATLVYLNRIGSSGIPRTNSIGRVFDAGANVVDHLPNSEDAIRRGEYAVIRSLIRVLEGGAEGKRQVDKVIDKCASMQNLREAIATYRNSILHQPDEMKREASLSFFVEYLERYYFLICFAVYIHSERASLCSSSFDHSTFSDWMKARPELYSIIRRLLRRDPMGALGYATLKPSLMKIVESTDGRPCEMGVVAALRKGEVLGSQTVLKSDHCPACQNATLPERVVGAPNFREVPGFPVYGVANPTIDGIRSVIQRIGSSKGGRPVFWHNMREEPVIYINGKPFVLREVERPYKNMLEYTGIDRERVEKMEARLKEDILRESEHYGGAIMVIHETNDGQIFDAWEHVNTDAIQTPLEVFKSLEADGFPIKYARVPITDGKAPKSSDFDTLAVNIASATKDTAFVFNCQMGRGRTTTGTVIACLLKLRIDYGRPIKIPLDDMNHEEENGGTSSGEETGVSVVVSTTRITKVRSEKEQGQVFGINDILLLWKITRLFDNGVECREVLDAIIDRCSALQNIRQAVLKYWNVFNQQDIEPRVRRLALNRGAECLERYFRLITFAAYLGSEAFDGFCGQGESRMTFKNWLHQRPEVPAMKWSIRLRPGRFFTVPEELRAPLESQHGDVVMDALVKSRNGSVLGKGSILKMYFFPGQRTSSHIHIDGAPYVCKVDGFPVYSMATPTIAGAKEMLAYLGAKPEAEGSVACKVILTDLREEAVVYINGTPFVLRELNKPVDTLEHVGITGPVVEHMEARLKEDILSEVRQSGGRMLLHREEYSTVLSQSSVMGYWENILADDVKTPAEVYAALKVEGYNITYRRIPLTREREALASDVDAIRYCKDDAAGCYLFVSHTGFGGVAYAMAITCIRLGAEANFASKTQSSVDTNLLSRNEENLPSQASDEEALRMGDYRDILSLTRVLAYGPQSKADVDIIIERCRGAGHLRDDILNHSKELEKFPDGDDEQRAYNMDMGIKALRRYFFLITFRSYLYSTSAAEMEFASWMDARPELGHLCNNLRIDK